From one Humulus lupulus chromosome 8, drHumLupu1.1, whole genome shotgun sequence genomic stretch:
- the LOC133797236 gene encoding IQ domain-containing protein IQM1-like, which yields MGLSLSILVSAWKEIVERSHSGILHNISCFSPKAVAFTYRTQSFKKRESETMTVVPNGSNKTSSDRSSRLQHYKPEKVILETNLSFKSSLVQDPIESLTFNGKNQIKHKPIPALTLPEPAIMFSPRPVSELDAAAVKLQKVYKSYRTRRNLADCAVVVEELWWKALDFASLKRSSVSFFNVEKQETVAQRWARARTRAAKVGKGLSKDEKAQKLALQHWLEAIDPRHRYGHNLHVYYDLWFESESTQPFFYWLDIGDGKEINLEKIPRTVLHRQCITYLGPKEREGYEVIVEYGKLVYRQSGSPVNTVEGSKWIFVLSTTRSLYVGQKKKGTFQHSSFLSGGATTAAGRLVAHDGVLEAIWPYSGHYHPTEENFKEFISFLEENHVDLSNVKRCAIDDDYYSSTGSNVLTISGPTSPKQSDGVKTADVADVAKENTITAVKHEEKKKVEGGKAKPPLFDLGQRLSCKWSTGTGPRIGCVRDYPTELQSRALEQVNLSPRVAPGQCFSYGPIPSPRPSPKIRLSPRLAYMGLPSPRNPVVASN from the exons ATGGGGCTATCCCTCTCCATACTGGTTTCAGCCTGGAAAGAAATTGTAGAACGTAGTCACTCTGGTATTTTACACAACATAAGCTGTTTCTCTCCCAAAGCTGTTGCTTTCACATATAGAACACAGAGCTTTAAGAAAAGAGAATCAGAAACCATGACCGTCGTCCCAAATGGTTCTAATAAGACCAGCAGTGACAGGTCCAGTCGTTTGCAGCATTACAAGCCGGAGAAAGTCATTCTCGAGACTAATCTTTCATTCAAAAGTAGTCTTGTTCAAGACCCAATAGAGAGTTTGACTTTTAATggcaaaaaccaaataaaacacAAACCAATCCCCGCACTTACTTTGCCTGAGCCGGCTATTATGTTCTCACCTAGACCGGTCAGCGAGCTTGATGCAGCTGCTGTTAAGCTCCAAAAAGTATACAAAAGTTACCGAACTCGAAGAAACCTTGCCGATTGCGCCGTTGTCGTTGAGGAGCTTTG GTGGAAAGCATTAGACTTTGCATCTCTGAAGCGAAGTTCTGTGTCATTTTTTAATGTTGAGAAGCAGGAAACTGTTGCCCAACGATGGGCAAGGGCTAGGACCAGAGCAGCAAAG GTGGGAAAAGGTCTGTCCAAAGATGAAAAGGCACAAAAGTTGGCCCTACAACATTGGCTTGAAGCT ATTGATCCACGCCACCGGTACGGACACAATTTGCACGTGTATTATGACCTCTGGTTTGAAAGTGAGAGTACTCAACCATTCTTCTATTG GCTGGATATTGGAGATGGCAAAGAGATAAACCTCGAGAAAATCCCAAGAACTGTTCTCCACCGCCAATGCATCACATATCTTGGACCT aaagaaagagaaggatACGAAGTAATAGTGGAATATGGGAAACTTGTATATAGGCAAAGTGGGAGCCCAGTGAACACAGTTGAGGGTTCCAAATGGATTTTTGTGCTCAGCACAACAAGGTCTCTCTATGTTGGTCAGAAGAAAAAAGGCACATTTCAACACTCGAGTTTCCTATCCGGAGGTGCCACCACTGCCGCTGGAAGATTAGTAGCCCATGATGGTGttcttgag GCTATTTGGCCATACAGTGGTCACTATCATCCAACAGAGGAGAACTTCAAAGAATTCATTAGCTTCCTTGAGGAGAATCATGTGGATCTCTCAAATGTCaag AGGTGTGCCATTGATGACGACTATTATTCATCCACTGGCTCCAACGTGTTAACAATATCAGGTCCAACATCTCCTAAGCAATCAGACGGTGTTAAGACAGCTGATGTGGCTGATGTTGCGAAGGAGAATACCATCACAGCCGTTAAACATGAAGAGAAAAAGAAGGTCGAGGGTGGTAAAGCTAAGCCACCATTGTTTGACTTGGGCCAGCGTCTTTCTTGTAAATGGAGTACTGGAACAGGGCCCAGAATTGGGTGCGTCCGGGACTACCCAACTGAGCTACAATCAAGAGCCCTCGAACAAGTCAACCTATCACCTCGAGTGGCTCCTGGACAATGTTTCAGTTACGGCCCAATTCCTTCTCCAAGGCCCAGCCCAAAGATTCGTCTGTCTCCCAGGCTTGCATATATGGGCCTCCCCAGTCCAAGAAACCCAGTTGTTGCCTCTAACTAA